In Streptomyces sp. NBC_01439, the following are encoded in one genomic region:
- the istA gene encoding IS21 family transposase: MILVEDWAEIRRLHRAERMPIRAIARHLGISRNTVKRALATDRPPKYERAVKGSAVDAVEVQIRELLRETPTMPATVIAERIGWDRGMTILKDRVRELRPAYVPVDPVSRTVYRPGELAQCDLWFPEADIPLGYGQCGRMPVLVMVSGYSRVITARMLPSRRTGDLIDGHWRLLTEWGAVPKTLVWDNEAGVGRGRPTSEFAAFAGLLATKIYLCRPRDPEAKGLVERANGYLETSFLPGRHFSGPDDFNSQLTAWLKVANRRIHRTLGARPADRWEADRAQMLTLPAADPPTWWRFQVRLGRDHYVRVDTCDYSVDPAAIGHQVTVLSDNEKVIVLAAGGEIVAEHTRCWARHQTITDPQHAETGRIMRREHHHQRPTGHIRSVDSGPLVEVEQRELGTYDRLFTVIDGGREVI; encoded by the coding sequence GTGATCCTCGTGGAGGACTGGGCAGAGATCCGCCGGCTGCATCGGGCCGAGCGGATGCCGATCCGGGCAATCGCCCGGCATCTGGGGATCTCGAGGAACACGGTCAAGCGGGCTCTGGCCACGGACCGGCCACCGAAGTACGAGCGTGCGGTGAAGGGCTCGGCGGTCGACGCGGTCGAGGTGCAGATCCGTGAGCTTCTGCGGGAGACCCCGACGATGCCGGCGACGGTGATCGCGGAGCGGATCGGCTGGGACCGCGGGATGACGATCCTCAAAGACCGGGTGCGCGAGCTCCGGCCGGCCTATGTTCCGGTCGACCCGGTCTCGCGGACGGTTTATCGGCCCGGCGAGCTGGCCCAGTGCGACCTGTGGTTTCCCGAGGCGGACATTCCGCTGGGCTATGGGCAGTGCGGGCGGATGCCGGTGCTGGTGATGGTCTCCGGCTACTCGCGGGTGATCACCGCGAGGATGCTGCCCTCGAGGCGGACCGGGGACCTGATCGACGGGCACTGGCGGCTGCTGACCGAGTGGGGTGCGGTGCCCAAGACGCTGGTCTGGGACAACGAGGCCGGCGTCGGCCGCGGCCGCCCGACCTCCGAGTTCGCCGCGTTCGCGGGCCTGCTCGCCACGAAGATCTACTTGTGCCGACCTCGCGATCCAGAAGCGAAGGGCCTGGTCGAGAGGGCGAACGGCTACCTGGAGACCTCGTTCCTGCCCGGCCGCCACTTCAGCGGCCCGGACGATTTCAACAGCCAGCTGACGGCCTGGCTGAAGGTCGCCAACCGCAGGATCCACCGCACCCTCGGCGCCCGCCCGGCCGACCGATGGGAAGCCGACCGGGCCCAGATGCTGACCCTCCCGGCCGCCGACCCGCCGACCTGGTGGCGGTTCCAGGTCCGCCTCGGCCGCGACCACTACGTCCGCGTCGACACCTGCGACTACTCCGTCGACCCGGCCGCGATCGGCCACCAGGTCACCGTCCTGTCCGACAACGAAAAGGTGATCGTCCTGGCCGCGGGCGGGGAGATCGTCGCAGAACACACCCGCTGCTGGGCCCGCCACCAGACCATCACCGACCCCCAGCACGCCGAAACCGGCCGGATCATGCGCCGAGAACACCACCACCAGCGGCCCACCGGTCACATCCGGTCCGTCGATTCCGGCCCGCTGGTCGAAGTCGAACAACGCGAGCTTGGCACCTACGACCGTCTGTTCACCGTGATCGACGGTGGAAGAGAGGTGATCTGA
- a CDS encoding alpha/beta fold hydrolase, with protein sequence MTTPWTLADLEAAIRAGWSAGTCEPSDITKIPWTPENPAWGHCDITALVVQDLVGGDLMLGEVFHEGRQEGYHWWNLLPGGIRIDLTREQFRRGETVTPGRIVKRPGGRLRRRWEEYQLLRQRVIDKLGPLPGTLVMQDGRRLAYTDFGGPGAPLLALHGHFQEGAGAFERLARELGPAWRVIALDQRGHGRSDRAAEYTREGYVADAAALLEQLGLGPAVVLGHSLGGVNAYQLAARRPDLVRAVVVEDIGAVVDDDLSFVREWPRRAATRAGFLAGVGSAAPHLEGSLQEYPDGWGTVFEVEDMVESQRALNGDHWGDWLEVRKPTLLVRGDRSGVLSAELAREMTVRRAGVRLVELPAGHAVRVGDPEGFCAAVRGFLARV encoded by the coding sequence ATGACGACTCCATGGACTCTCGCGGACCTCGAGGCGGCCATCCGGGCGGGATGGTCGGCCGGGACCTGTGAGCCCTCCGACATCACCAAGATCCCCTGGACTCCGGAGAATCCGGCTTGGGGGCACTGTGACATCACGGCCCTCGTGGTGCAGGACCTCGTGGGCGGGGACCTGATGCTGGGCGAGGTGTTCCATGAGGGTCGGCAGGAGGGCTACCACTGGTGGAACCTGTTGCCCGGGGGGATCCGGATCGATCTGACGCGGGAGCAGTTCCGGCGGGGGGAGACGGTTACGCCGGGGCGGATCGTGAAGCGGCCGGGCGGGCGGTTGCGCAGGCGTTGGGAGGAGTACCAGCTGTTGCGGCAGCGGGTCATCGACAAGCTGGGGCCGTTGCCGGGGACGCTGGTGATGCAGGACGGGCGGCGGCTCGCCTATACGGATTTCGGGGGGCCGGGGGCGCCGCTGCTGGCGTTGCACGGGCACTTCCAGGAGGGAGCCGGGGCCTTCGAGCGCCTGGCCCGGGAGCTCGGTCCGGCGTGGCGGGTGATCGCCCTGGACCAGCGGGGGCACGGGAGGTCCGATCGGGCGGCGGAGTACACGCGGGAGGGGTACGTGGCGGATGCGGCGGCCCTGCTGGAGCAGCTGGGGCTGGGGCCGGCGGTGGTGCTGGGGCATTCGCTGGGCGGGGTCAATGCGTACCAGCTCGCGGCGCGGCGGCCGGATCTGGTGCGGGCGGTGGTGGTCGAGGACATCGGGGCGGTGGTCGACGACGACCTGTCGTTCGTGCGGGAGTGGCCGAGACGGGCCGCGACCCGGGCCGGGTTCCTGGCGGGGGTGGGGAGTGCGGCGCCGCATCTGGAAGGGTCCCTGCAGGAGTATCCGGACGGGTGGGGGACCGTGTTCGAGGTGGAGGACATGGTGGAGTCCCAGCGGGCGCTGAACGGGGACCACTGGGGGGACTGGCTGGAGGTGCGGAAGCCGACGCTGCTGGTGCGGGGGGATCGGAGCGGGGTGTTGTCGGCGGAGCTTGCGCGGGAGATGACGGTGCGGAGGGCGGGGGTGCGGTTGGTGGAGCTGCCGGCGGGGCATGCGGTGCGGGTCGGGGACCCGGAGGGGTTCTGCGCTGCCGTGCGGGGGTTTTTGGCGCGGGTGTGA
- a CDS encoding MarR family winged helix-turn-helix transcriptional regulator produces the protein MTSALQHIQSLPSWLVGRVAARGRGLVAEAIAAEGLKLMHHAVLAATAEYGPVAQADLGRRLAVDPKDMVGMLNHLQEAGLVRRAPNPDDRRKNAVTVTPKGTAVLTRCAALAEAANAEFLAPLSPAERERLVALLARLHEAP, from the coding sequence ATGACCTCGGCCCTCCAGCACATCCAGTCCCTGCCCTCCTGGCTCGTCGGCCGCGTCGCGGCGCGCGGCCGCGGACTCGTCGCGGAGGCGATCGCCGCAGAGGGCTTGAAGCTCATGCACCATGCGGTGCTGGCCGCCACCGCCGAGTACGGGCCCGTCGCCCAGGCCGACCTGGGCCGCCGGCTCGCCGTCGACCCCAAGGACATGGTCGGCATGCTCAACCACCTCCAGGAGGCGGGCCTCGTACGGCGCGCCCCGAACCCCGACGACCGCCGCAAGAACGCCGTCACCGTCACCCCCAAGGGGACTGCCGTACTCACCCGTTGCGCAGCCCTGGCCGAAGCGGCCAACGCCGAATTCCTCGCCCCGCTCAGCCCTGCCGAAAGGGAGCGCCTGGTGGCCCTGTTGGCCCGGCTCCACGAAGCCCCGTAG
- a CDS encoding type VI secretion protein translates to MHEARRTEPPARGGGIPDGLLVGLLAFLLGLAVLVWSATGLAALFANGTWPDTVTFTRTPGAVRALIAQPHDIPAAWPDTDPAALSGWGLFWGLFVSQLLVMFVLTVFAIGVIARTKSRRALAKQAAQVPAPAPAHPAPPAFEARGSGGSTPSGSPAPAATAPAATAPADEAYRYGFGYAPRPAATATTLTPTDTAANGIAYGGPNDRLRAAAHRIGEVEGAALVVTSSPTLWAETKDARAKLGPVLLYDPSHLCDTPARMHWNPAEGCTDRDTAAARAIALLAPVRPQARMDAAVADTAETLLRSWLQAAALEGRPFKLLHRWAQGNSAQEPVRVLRTHPQAAPGTAGELESALTAHPERRELALNLTARALSCLTSIHIREACNSNRADALALASFVAEGGTLYLVGEALEDPRTHPGAMPLLTALASHVVEHGRRMAARSSHGRLDPPLTLVLDDVAAVAPIPQFPELLTEGTLPLLALCRSREQARSRWPEAALT, encoded by the coding sequence ATGCACGAGGCACGACGTACGGAGCCCCCCGCACGCGGCGGCGGCATCCCGGACGGCCTCCTGGTCGGCCTCCTGGCCTTCCTCCTGGGCCTCGCCGTCCTCGTCTGGTCGGCCACCGGCCTCGCGGCCCTCTTCGCGAACGGCACCTGGCCCGACACCGTCACCTTCACCCGGACCCCGGGAGCCGTCCGCGCCCTGATAGCGCAACCGCACGACATCCCCGCCGCCTGGCCGGACACCGACCCGGCAGCCCTGTCGGGCTGGGGCCTGTTCTGGGGCCTGTTCGTCAGCCAACTCCTGGTGATGTTCGTACTCACCGTCTTCGCCATCGGCGTGATCGCCCGCACCAAATCCCGCCGCGCCCTGGCCAAGCAGGCGGCACAGGTCCCCGCACCGGCACCAGCACATCCAGCCCCGCCGGCATTTGAGGCGCGGGGGTCCGGGGGCAGCACCCCCAGCGGCTCGCCCGCACCAGCGGCCACCGCACCAGCCGCCACCGCCCCGGCGGACGAGGCCTACCGCTACGGCTTCGGCTACGCCCCCCGGCCGGCCGCCACCGCCACCACCCTCACGCCCACCGATACGGCAGCGAACGGGATCGCGTACGGCGGCCCGAACGACCGCCTGCGCGCCGCGGCCCACCGCATCGGCGAAGTCGAGGGGGCGGCGCTCGTCGTCACCTCCTCCCCCACCCTCTGGGCCGAAACCAAGGACGCCCGCGCCAAACTCGGCCCGGTCCTCCTCTACGACCCCTCCCACCTGTGCGACACCCCGGCCCGCATGCACTGGAACCCGGCCGAGGGCTGCACCGACCGCGACACCGCCGCCGCCCGCGCAATCGCCCTGCTGGCCCCCGTACGCCCCCAGGCCCGCATGGACGCAGCGGTCGCCGACACCGCGGAGACCCTCCTGCGCAGCTGGCTCCAGGCCGCCGCCCTCGAGGGCCGCCCGTTCAAACTGCTCCACCGCTGGGCCCAGGGCAACAGCGCCCAGGAACCGGTCCGCGTCCTGCGCACCCACCCCCAGGCCGCCCCCGGCACTGCCGGCGAACTGGAGAGCGCCCTCACCGCCCACCCCGAACGCCGCGAGCTCGCACTGAACCTGACGGCCCGTGCCCTCTCCTGCCTGACCTCGATCCACATCCGCGAGGCCTGCAACTCGAACCGTGCCGATGCCCTCGCCCTGGCATCATTCGTCGCCGAAGGGGGCACCCTCTACCTGGTGGGTGAAGCTCTGGAGGATCCCCGCACCCACCCGGGTGCGATGCCCCTGCTCACCGCACTCGCCTCTCACGTGGTCGAGCACGGCCGCCGCATGGCCGCACGGTCATCCCACGGTCGGCTCGACCCACCACTGACCCTGGTGCTGGACGACGTGGCCGCCGTGGCCCCGATCCCCCAGTTCCCGGAACTCCTGACCGAGGGAACGCTCCCCCTGCTCGCCCTCTGCCGCAGCCGCGAACAGGCCCGCTCCCGCTGGCCGGAAGCCGCCCTCACCTAG
- a CDS encoding SCO6880 family protein, with product MTTQSHQLHPVAPRRTYLIGRARPNAIVGKNRETGEIALIIAGAFLGMMSGLLVPDLTLRIVSLAGFPMVALAAVYVPYKGRTFYRWFEINRSYKRTLRRGTTYRSGAMEAGIRGSDGREVEVGPPPGIGRINWLAAPFGPDEIAVLLHADRRTVTAAIEIEGPGVGLRDSEDQEALVDRFGTLLKHVANGDGFVTRLQMLARTLPADPDAHAKDVAQRGDTQAPGWLRDSYDQLQSMVSTSSEQHRAYLVACMHYTRELAAEANAIARAGTPHKGRKIDRDTGLAIVMARELTDICARLAEADIRVRQPLGQGRLSSLVHSMYDPDHPIDHIQAMTKRNAWPAELDAVEPTFLQAKTRESSTRAPWCHATAWVKEWPMTPVGVNFLAPLLVHTPDVIRTVAVTMDLEPTEVAIERMLTEKTNDEADASRAAKMNRTVDPRDIAAHGRLDQRGEDLASGAAGVNLVGYITVSSRSPEALARDKRTIRASAGKSYLKLEWCDREHHRAFVNTLPFATGIRR from the coding sequence TTGACGACCCAGTCCCACCAGCTGCACCCGGTCGCGCCCCGCCGCACGTATCTCATCGGCCGCGCCCGGCCGAACGCGATCGTCGGCAAGAACCGCGAGACTGGCGAGATCGCCCTGATCATCGCCGGGGCGTTCCTCGGCATGATGAGCGGACTGCTCGTCCCCGACCTCACCCTGCGCATCGTCAGCCTCGCCGGCTTCCCCATGGTCGCGCTCGCCGCCGTGTACGTCCCGTACAAGGGCCGCACCTTCTACCGCTGGTTCGAGATCAACCGCAGCTACAAGCGGACCCTGCGCCGCGGTACGACCTACCGCTCGGGCGCCATGGAAGCCGGCATCCGCGGCTCCGACGGCCGCGAGGTCGAGGTCGGCCCGCCCCCCGGCATCGGCCGCATCAACTGGCTCGCCGCCCCCTTCGGCCCCGACGAGATCGCCGTCCTCCTCCACGCGGACCGCCGCACCGTCACCGCCGCCATCGAGATCGAGGGCCCCGGCGTCGGCCTGCGCGACAGCGAGGACCAAGAAGCCCTCGTCGACCGCTTCGGCACCCTCCTCAAGCACGTGGCCAACGGCGACGGCTTCGTCACCCGCCTCCAGATGCTCGCCCGCACCCTCCCCGCCGACCCCGACGCGCACGCCAAGGACGTCGCCCAGCGCGGCGACACCCAGGCCCCCGGCTGGCTCCGCGACTCCTACGACCAGCTCCAGTCGATGGTGTCCACCTCCTCCGAGCAGCACCGCGCGTACCTCGTCGCCTGCATGCACTACACGCGCGAACTCGCCGCCGAGGCCAACGCCATCGCCCGCGCCGGCACCCCCCACAAGGGCCGCAAGATCGACCGCGACACCGGCCTCGCCATCGTCATGGCCCGCGAACTCACCGACATCTGCGCCCGCCTCGCCGAGGCCGACATCCGCGTCCGCCAGCCCCTCGGCCAGGGCCGCCTCTCCTCCCTCGTGCACTCCATGTACGACCCGGACCACCCCATCGACCACATCCAGGCCATGACCAAGCGCAACGCCTGGCCCGCCGAGCTCGACGCCGTCGAGCCCACCTTCCTCCAGGCCAAGACCCGCGAATCCTCCACCCGCGCCCCCTGGTGCCACGCCACCGCCTGGGTCAAGGAATGGCCGATGACGCCCGTCGGCGTCAACTTCCTCGCCCCACTGCTCGTCCACACCCCGGACGTGATCCGTACGGTCGCCGTCACCATGGACCTGGAGCCCACCGAGGTCGCCATCGAGCGCATGCTCACCGAGAAGACCAACGACGAGGCCGACGCCTCCCGAGCCGCCAAAATGAACCGGACCGTCGACCCCCGCGACATCGCCGCGCACGGCCGGCTCGACCAAAGAGGTGAAGATCTCGCCAGCGGTGCGGCGGGAGTCAACCTCGTCGGGTACATCACGGTGTCCTCGCGTTCGCCGGAGGCCCTCGCCCGCGACAAGCGGACGATCCGCGCCTCCGCCGGCAAGTCCTACCTGAAGTTGGAATGGTGCGACCGCGAGCACCACCGCGCCTTCGTCAACACCTTGCCGTTCGCCACCGGCATCCGACGCTAG
- a CDS encoding quinone oxidoreductase family protein translates to MLRIRHEVNGGPEVLFAEEADMPSAGVGELLIRVEAVGVTLPTVRKVREGSEPVPFGGEVAGTVVATGPGVTGFVAGERVTGLCFADAYAEYAVLSTAMTSRIPAGAGAVEAVALVRSGLVARGAYEAARVESGESVLVTAAASAVGTLALQYAKAGGAGRVVAAVSSADKADFVRGLGADEVVLYEDADWGGPYDVILDGVGGDLLGPAVRSLATGGRLVAFSSGGGTVQAYELLLRGASLIGFQIRAVATGKPELYERWLRELWQLYAAGTLRTAVHEEIPLVEAARAHALIEQRRNRGKVVLVP, encoded by the coding sequence GTGCTGCGCATTCGCCATGAGGTCAACGGTGGGCCGGAGGTGCTGTTCGCCGAGGAGGCCGACATGCCCTCGGCGGGGGTCGGAGAGCTGCTGATCCGGGTCGAGGCGGTCGGCGTGACCCTGCCGACCGTGCGCAAGGTGCGGGAGGGCAGCGAGCCCGTCCCGTTCGGCGGTGAGGTGGCGGGGACCGTCGTCGCCACCGGCCCCGGCGTCACCGGCTTTGTCGCCGGGGAACGCGTCACGGGACTGTGCTTCGCCGACGCCTACGCCGAGTACGCGGTGCTCAGCACCGCGATGACCTCCCGGATCCCGGCCGGCGCGGGCGCCGTGGAGGCGGTCGCGCTGGTCCGCAGCGGGCTGGTCGCCCGTGGCGCGTACGAGGCCGCGCGCGTGGAGTCCGGCGAGTCGGTCCTGGTGACGGCGGCGGCGAGCGCCGTGGGGACGCTCGCCCTGCAGTACGCGAAGGCGGGCGGGGCGGGACGCGTCGTCGCGGCGGTCAGCAGCGCGGACAAGGCCGACTTCGTCCGCGGCCTGGGCGCCGACGAGGTCGTCCTGTACGAGGATGCCGACTGGGGCGGCCCGTATGACGTGATCCTCGACGGCGTCGGCGGCGACCTGCTCGGCCCGGCGGTACGGTCCCTGGCGACGGGCGGCCGCCTGGTTGCCTTCAGCTCCGGCGGCGGCACGGTGCAGGCGTACGAACTCCTGCTCCGAGGCGCCTCGTTGATCGGCTTCCAGATACGGGCCGTCGCCACCGGCAAGCCCGAACTGTACGAGCGTTGGCTGCGCGAGCTCTGGCAGCTGTACGCCGCGGGTACCTTGCGTACGGCCGTGCACGAGGAGATCCCCCTCGTCGAGGCCGCCCGCGCCCACGCGCTCATCGAGCAGCGCCGGAACCGCGGCAAGGTCGTCCTGGTCCCATGA
- a CDS encoding ATP-binding protein has translation MRDPMSALTDAFTSFLFGKVETTRLPVRTSTGQAQAVYLPTAAPGLGDSGVIIGREVYSGKGYIYDPFQLYGQQLPAPHWLVLGESGNGKSALEKTYVLRQLRFKDRQVVVLDAQGEDGVGEWNLIAQQLGITPIRLDPIAANDDGIRLNPLDPAITATGQLALLRTIIEVAMGHGLDERAGFALKVAHAYVVDTIRDRQPVLTDIVEQLRHPEAESALAMNVDIDDVRAWGLDVALVIDRLVDGDLRGMFDGPTTVGIDLDAPLIVFDLSHIDRNSIAMPILMAIVGVWLEHTWIRPDRKKRIFLVEEAWHIINSPFVAQLFQRLLKFGRRLGLSFVAVVHHLSDVVDGAAAREAAAILKMASTRTIYAQKADEARATGRVLGLPRWAVEIIPTLTPGIAVWDVNGNVQVVKHLITEAERPLVFTDRAMTESSTPSHLPADLLAAELEAEERALSIERRRGGGPGSATTVA, from the coding sequence ATGCGAGATCCCATGTCCGCCCTGACGGACGCCTTCACCAGCTTCCTCTTCGGCAAAGTCGAAACCACGCGCCTGCCCGTACGCACCTCCACCGGGCAGGCGCAAGCCGTCTACCTGCCCACCGCGGCCCCCGGCCTCGGCGACTCCGGTGTCATCATCGGCCGCGAGGTCTACAGCGGCAAGGGCTACATCTACGACCCCTTCCAGCTGTACGGCCAGCAGCTCCCGGCCCCCCACTGGCTGGTCCTCGGCGAATCCGGAAACGGAAAGTCAGCCCTCGAAAAGACCTACGTCCTGCGCCAGCTCCGCTTCAAGGACCGCCAGGTCGTCGTCCTCGACGCCCAGGGCGAGGACGGCGTCGGCGAATGGAACCTGATCGCCCAGCAGCTGGGGATAACCCCCATCCGCCTGGACCCCATCGCCGCCAACGACGACGGGATCCGCCTCAACCCCCTCGACCCGGCCATCACCGCGACCGGCCAGCTCGCGCTGCTCCGGACCATCATCGAGGTGGCCATGGGCCACGGCCTCGACGAGCGCGCCGGCTTCGCCCTCAAGGTCGCGCACGCCTACGTCGTCGACACCATCCGCGACCGCCAGCCCGTCCTCACCGACATCGTCGAGCAACTGCGCCACCCCGAGGCCGAATCCGCCCTCGCCATGAACGTCGACATAGACGATGTCCGGGCCTGGGGCCTCGACGTCGCGCTCGTCATCGACCGACTCGTCGACGGCGACCTGCGCGGCATGTTCGACGGCCCCACCACCGTCGGCATCGACCTCGACGCGCCCCTCATCGTCTTCGACCTCTCCCACATCGACCGCAACTCCATCGCGATGCCGATCCTCATGGCGATCGTCGGCGTCTGGCTCGAGCACACCTGGATCCGCCCCGACCGGAAGAAGCGCATCTTCCTCGTCGAGGAGGCCTGGCACATCATCAACAGTCCCTTCGTCGCCCAGCTGTTCCAGCGCCTGCTGAAGTTCGGCCGCCGCCTCGGCCTGTCCTTCGTCGCCGTCGTCCACCACCTCTCCGACGTCGTCGACGGCGCCGCCGCACGCGAAGCCGCGGCCATCCTCAAGATGGCCTCGACCAGAACGATCTACGCCCAGAAGGCGGACGAGGCCCGCGCCACCGGCCGCGTACTGGGCCTCCCGCGCTGGGCGGTGGAAATCATCCCGACCCTCACCCCCGGCATCGCGGTCTGGGACGTCAACGGCAACGTCCAGGTGGTCAAACACCTGATCACCGAAGCCGAACGCCCCCTCGTCTTCACCGACCGCGCCATGACCGAGTCCTCCACCCCCAGCCACCTCCCCGCCGACCTGCTCGCCGCCGAACTGGAGGCGGAGGAACGGGCCCTGTCCATCGAACGCCGCCGCGGCGGCGGTCCCGGATCCGCGACCACGGTGGCCTGA
- a CDS encoding putative immunity protein, whose protein sequence is MDEIAISEEDRRQLGIWAADCVERALPLFEAKAPADTRPREAIEGIRAFVREGKRTAKLRSLAWAAHAAAREVDDPAATAAARAACHAAATPYIHPLATPHQSKHLLGPAVYEALARELAAGDAAGADEEISWAIEHAPPEVRALLRRMPARSPGRSRLDTLYYELDSALRH, encoded by the coding sequence ATGGACGAGATAGCTATCAGCGAAGAAGACCGCCGCCAACTCGGCATCTGGGCCGCCGATTGCGTCGAGCGGGCCCTTCCCCTGTTCGAGGCGAAGGCTCCAGCCGACACCCGCCCGCGCGAGGCGATCGAAGGCATCCGAGCCTTCGTACGCGAGGGCAAGCGCACTGCGAAGCTGCGTTCGCTCGCCTGGGCGGCCCACGCGGCGGCGCGCGAGGTCGACGACCCGGCAGCCACGGCCGCCGCCCGCGCCGCGTGCCACGCGGCAGCGACCCCGTACATCCACCCCTTGGCCACCCCGCACCAGTCGAAGCACCTACTGGGCCCCGCCGTCTACGAGGCACTCGCCCGTGAACTCGCCGCGGGCGATGCGGCGGGCGCTGACGAAGAGATCAGCTGGGCGATCGAGCACGCCCCGCCGGAGGTCCGCGCCCTGCTGCGCCGCATGCCGGCGCGCAGCCCTGGTCGCAGTCGGCTGGACACGCTCTACTACGAGCTCGACAGCGCCCTCCGCCACTGA
- a CDS encoding GNAT family N-acetyltransferase, producing the protein MSDDYVIRAVRGDEWEKVKELRLVALRDPAAAVAFLETEEGALAQGDAYWQQRAAGAAEGRGARQFIAEAADGRWVGSVTVLIEAQGGADYFGEPIEQQQGHVVGVFVRPEQRGSGLVERLFDAGLEWAWSLEEPATERVRLFVHEDNPRAESFYRRYGFEASGLLIPLETGAKEREYVYVSASAEKWTSLAG; encoded by the coding sequence ATGAGCGATGACTATGTGATCAGGGCCGTGCGGGGCGACGAGTGGGAAAAGGTCAAGGAGCTGCGTCTGGTGGCGCTCCGGGATCCGGCTGCGGCCGTGGCATTCCTGGAGACCGAGGAGGGGGCCCTCGCCCAGGGCGACGCGTACTGGCAGCAGCGTGCCGCGGGGGCCGCCGAGGGGCGGGGCGCCCGGCAGTTCATCGCCGAGGCCGCGGACGGACGGTGGGTCGGGTCCGTGACCGTGCTCATCGAGGCGCAGGGTGGCGCCGACTACTTCGGCGAGCCCATCGAGCAGCAGCAGGGCCACGTGGTCGGGGTGTTCGTACGACCCGAGCAGCGGGGGAGCGGGCTCGTGGAGAGGCTGTTCGACGCCGGGCTCGAATGGGCCTGGTCGCTGGAGGAGCCGGCGACCGAGCGGGTGCGGCTGTTCGTGCACGAGGACAACCCGAGGGCGGAGAGCTTCTACCGGCGGTACGGCTTCGAGGCGAGCGGCCTGCTGATACCACTGGAGACGGGCGCCAAGGAACGGGAGTACGTCTACGTGTCGGCGTCGGCTGAAAAGTGGACCAGTTTGGCCGGTTGA
- the istB gene encoding IS21-like element helper ATPase IstB, translating into MPRTTIADTTEDTTAASAGVNRRTGQQTASDLAFLARAMKAPALLDAAGRLEERARKESWTHTEYLVACLQREVSARESHGGEARVRAARFPAVKTLEELDVTHLRGLTRQQLAHLGTLDFIAGKENVVFLGPPGTGKTHLATGLAVRACQAGHRVAFATAAEWVDRLADAHHTGRLADELTRLGRYPLIVVDEVGYIPFEAEAANLFFQLVSNRYERASVIVTSNKPFGRWGEVFGDETVAAAMIDRLVHHAEVHSLKGDSYRMKGRELGRVPTVNDND; encoded by the coding sequence ATGCCCCGCACCACCATCGCCGACACCACCGAGGACACCACCGCCGCTTCGGCTGGAGTGAACCGGCGGACCGGGCAGCAGACCGCCTCCGACCTGGCCTTCCTCGCCCGCGCGATGAAAGCCCCCGCACTCTTGGATGCCGCGGGCCGACTGGAGGAACGGGCCCGCAAGGAATCCTGGACCCACACCGAATACCTCGTCGCCTGCCTCCAGCGGGAGGTATCCGCCCGGGAATCCCACGGCGGCGAAGCGAGAGTACGGGCGGCGCGTTTCCCCGCGGTCAAGACCCTGGAGGAACTCGATGTCACCCACCTGCGCGGCCTGACGCGCCAGCAGCTGGCGCATCTGGGCACGCTGGACTTCATCGCGGGCAAGGAGAACGTCGTCTTCCTCGGCCCGCCCGGCACCGGCAAGACCCACCTGGCCACCGGACTTGCGGTCCGGGCCTGCCAGGCCGGTCACCGCGTCGCGTTCGCCACCGCGGCCGAGTGGGTCGACCGCCTGGCCGATGCCCACCACACCGGCCGCCTGGCCGACGAACTCACCCGACTCGGACGCTATCCGCTGATCGTGGTGGACGAGGTGGGATACATCCCCTTCGAGGCCGAAGCCGCGAATCTGTTCTTCCAGCTCGTCTCGAACAGATACGAACGCGCGTCCGTGATCGTCACCAGCAACAAGCCCTTCGGACGCTGGGGAGAAGTCTTCGGCGACGAGACTGTCGCCGCCGCCATGATCGACCGCCTCGTCCACCACGCCGAGGTCCACTCCCTCAAGGGAGACTCCTACCGCATGAAAGGACGAGAACTCGGCCGCGTTCCCACCGTCAACGACAACGACTGA